A genomic region of Sporolituus thermophilus DSM 23256 contains the following coding sequences:
- a CDS encoding M20/M25/M40 family metallo-hydrolase has protein sequence MLAKGISFILACLLMLSVAAADAAPAAGSAKLKEIVAGQFNDYVKDLETITNIDSGTGDAEGSAKIAEFLRGKLEELGGTVEFRANDKATHVIARFKGDGNFKLLMMAHTDTVFGKGEAQKRPFRMDENLLAYGPGVGDDKATVIQTVYAMKALKDLGYKNFGEIVLYYNGEEETGSEFADNIIKELSQQVDMVIVMDTARPNWGIVTQRKGMAKYEIKVEGIAGHAGNHPYRSASAVMELGNQISMLYKLASPLPKDPLSLTPDKLKAQGIIDHGQFIPENTINVGVIGTDNKKTNVIPAKAFAKLEVRCYKMSELQRLDKEIKALANKTVVPGTKVTITGGIGTGPMEKTPQVQKLIDIYKDIVKREYGADVVEWVAGGITDGNLSAQYAPTIDALGVENYEEHTDHEYVDLKTVGPRTVALVSFIQELAEKWPIK, from the coding sequence ATGCTTGCAAAAGGTATTTCTTTCATCCTGGCCTGTTTGCTGATGCTATCGGTAGCCGCAGCAGATGCGGCGCCGGCGGCCGGCAGCGCCAAACTTAAAGAAATTGTCGCCGGCCAGTTCAATGACTATGTCAAGGATTTAGAAACAATCACCAACATCGATTCCGGCACCGGCGATGCCGAGGGAAGCGCTAAAATTGCGGAATTTTTGCGAGGGAAACTGGAAGAGTTGGGCGGAACGGTCGAGTTTCGCGCCAATGACAAAGCAACCCATGTAATTGCCCGCTTTAAAGGCGACGGTAATTTTAAGCTGTTAATGATGGCCCATACCGACACCGTGTTTGGCAAAGGCGAGGCGCAAAAACGTCCGTTCCGGATGGATGAAAACCTGCTGGCGTACGGACCGGGGGTCGGTGACGACAAGGCGACCGTTATTCAGACTGTCTACGCGATGAAAGCCCTAAAAGACTTGGGCTACAAGAATTTTGGCGAAATCGTCCTTTACTACAACGGTGAAGAAGAAACCGGTTCGGAGTTTGCCGACAATATTATAAAAGAGCTTTCCCAACAAGTTGACATGGTCATTGTCATGGACACCGCCAGACCTAACTGGGGTATTGTCACGCAGCGCAAAGGCATGGCCAAATATGAAATTAAGGTGGAAGGAATAGCCGGCCATGCCGGCAATCATCCCTACCGTTCAGCAAGCGCCGTCATGGAGCTTGGCAACCAGATTAGCATGCTGTACAAGTTGGCCAGCCCGCTGCCGAAAGACCCATTAAGCTTGACCCCTGACAAGTTAAAAGCGCAGGGAATTATTGACCACGGCCAGTTTATTCCGGAAAACACGATTAATGTCGGCGTCATTGGTACGGACAACAAGAAAACAAATGTTATTCCCGCCAAGGCCTTCGCCAAACTCGAGGTGCGCTGTTATAAGATGTCCGAACTGCAGCGCCTGGATAAGGAAATAAAGGCGCTGGCCAATAAAACGGTAGTACCTGGGACCAAAGTGACTATTACCGGCGGAATTGGCACCGGCCCCATGGAGAAAACGCCTCAAGTCCAAAAACTTATCGATATTTATAAAGACATTGTAAAACGCGAATACGGCGCCGATGTTGTTGAATGGGTAGCCGGCGGCATAACGGACGGCAACCTCTCGGCCCAATATGCGCCGACAATTGACGCTTTGGGCGTGGAAAACTACGAAGAGCATACCGACCATGAATATGTTGATCTAAAAACGGTAGGTCCCCGCACGGTGGCTTTGGTTTCCTTTATTCAGGAACTGGCAGAGAAATGGCCAATCAAATAG
- a CDS encoding GntP family permease, with translation MDAVSGTQMIIGLVIGVAVLVYLVLRTKIHAFPALIIAAALTGLIGGMPPSVGNVNVVKSITTGFGNTLASIGIVIGFGVMMGRLLEVSGAAERMAYTFLKYFGRGKEEWAMASTGYIVSIPIFCDSGFVILSPLAKALSLASRKSILTIGVALAVGLVATHHAVPPTPGPLAVAGIFKVDVGHMILLGLVFAIPVTIAGVLYAQWLGRKIYQLPTADGTGWERPEYQAKGEADIVAENKELPSAFMSFAPVVVPVVLIIFNTVLSAMKLNQGWAQYLIFLGSPVIAVGIGLIIAIYGLVPKLTQKDVIKRMEEGVTSAGIIILVTGAGGALGQVLRDSGTGLYIAKLIASTALPPVLLPFFVASLVRLVQGSGTVAMITSASITAPILAGMPHVNPLVAAQAAALGAMIYSYFNDSYFWVVNRLLGIEDVKEQTLTWSVPTTIGWAVSLVLVLVADLIF, from the coding sequence ATGGACGCGGTCTCCGGAACCCAAATGATTATCGGGCTTGTCATTGGGGTAGCAGTTCTGGTCTATTTGGTGCTGCGCACCAAAATCCACGCTTTTCCGGCCCTTATCATTGCGGCTGCTTTGACAGGCCTGATCGGCGGCATGCCGCCTTCGGTGGGCAATGTCAATGTGGTCAAATCGATTACCACCGGCTTTGGCAATACGCTAGCCAGTATCGGCATTGTCATCGGTTTTGGCGTGATGATGGGCCGGCTGCTGGAGGTATCGGGCGCGGCCGAACGCATGGCTTATACTTTTCTTAAGTATTTCGGGCGCGGCAAAGAAGAGTGGGCGATGGCGTCGACAGGCTATATCGTTTCCATCCCGATCTTTTGCGATTCAGGTTTTGTCATTCTCTCGCCCTTGGCCAAAGCGCTGTCGCTGGCCAGCCGCAAGTCCATCCTGACGATTGGCGTAGCTTTGGCCGTCGGTCTGGTGGCGACCCACCATGCCGTGCCGCCGACACCTGGTCCGTTAGCCGTGGCGGGTATTTTTAAAGTGGATGTTGGGCATATGATCCTGCTCGGCCTGGTGTTTGCCATTCCGGTTACAATAGCCGGGGTACTATATGCGCAGTGGTTGGGCCGTAAGATCTATCAGCTGCCTACCGCCGACGGAACCGGCTGGGAGCGCCCGGAATACCAGGCGAAAGGCGAGGCGGACATCGTCGCGGAAAACAAAGAACTGCCCTCGGCCTTTATGTCGTTTGCGCCGGTGGTTGTTCCGGTGGTCCTTATTATTTTTAATACCGTTTTAAGTGCGATGAAGCTAAACCAAGGCTGGGCCCAGTATTTAATCTTTCTCGGCAGTCCGGTAATTGCCGTCGGCATTGGCCTTATTATTGCTATTTACGGGTTAGTGCCTAAGCTTACGCAGAAAGATGTGATTAAACGTATGGAAGAAGGGGTGACATCGGCCGGCATCATTATTCTGGTCACCGGCGCCGGGGGCGCTTTGGGTCAGGTGCTGCGCGACAGCGGTACAGGTCTGTATATTGCCAAACTGATTGCCAGTACGGCTTTGCCGCCGGTGCTGCTGCCGTTCTTTGTCGCCAGTCTCGTCCGGCTGGTTCAGGGCAGCGGCACCGTGGCGATGATCACTTCCGCTTCGATTACAGCCCCGATTTTGGCCGGCATGCCGCACGTCAACCCGCTGGTTGCCGCTCAGGCGGCGGCGCTGGGCGCCATGATTTACTCCTACTTTAATGACAGCTATTTTTGGGTAGTAAACCGGCTGCTGGGCATCGAAGACGTCAAAGAGCAAACGCTCACCTGGTCGGTTCCTACAACTATCGGCTGGGCTGTTTCACTGGTGCTTGTTTTAGTAGCCGATCTGATTTTTTAA
- the larA gene encoding nickel-dependent lactate racemase has translation MEKIKVTLPYGRETVEVTIPRKNLIGVYSPKDVAAVADVKQEVIRAVNNPIGAKPLRELVTGAKKAVIVADDNTRLTPTDKIIPVLLDEMNAAGIKDEQVTVIIALGTHRFMSNEEIMAKFGEETVKRVTIKNHDFKNPEALIDLGKTPNGTSIWVNREAYEADFKIGVGSIVPHHIPGFAGGAKIVQPGISGEQTTAETHLLSVRAPRSYLGIEDNPVRRELNMIARQIGMNTIFNTVLNRHGEVVGAFFGDLEEAFKEGVKLAKDVYAVEIPEEADIVLASSHPCDLEFWQAHKTLYPSDLAVKAGGTIIVVTPCYEGVAVMHADILDITHYSSQALWKLVNEKKLPDEVAAALAIAWAQVKEREDVYIVSHGIKDEDAQKLGFTPFASAQAAVDAALARYGENAKITVLTHAPDMLPVINRTY, from the coding sequence GTGGAAAAAATTAAAGTTACGCTGCCTTATGGCCGGGAAACGGTCGAGGTAACAATTCCCCGGAAAAACCTTATCGGCGTATACTCTCCTAAAGATGTAGCAGCTGTCGCTGATGTAAAACAAGAGGTAATACGGGCGGTAAACAACCCAATCGGTGCCAAACCGCTGCGCGAATTGGTCACAGGGGCGAAAAAAGCCGTTATTGTTGCCGATGACAATACCCGTCTCACGCCTACCGACAAGATTATTCCTGTACTCCTTGACGAGATGAACGCAGCAGGAATCAAGGATGAGCAGGTAACGGTAATTATTGCCCTCGGCACGCACCGGTTTATGAGTAATGAAGAAATAATGGCTAAGTTCGGCGAGGAAACCGTTAAGCGAGTAACTATTAAAAACCATGACTTTAAAAATCCGGAGGCGCTGATCGACCTTGGCAAAACGCCGAACGGCACCAGTATATGGGTCAACCGTGAAGCTTATGAGGCTGACTTTAAGATTGGTGTTGGCAGCATTGTTCCTCACCATATTCCGGGATTTGCCGGCGGCGCGAAAATTGTTCAGCCCGGTATTTCGGGCGAACAGACTACGGCGGAGACGCATCTTCTGAGCGTAAGGGCGCCCCGGTCTTACCTCGGGATCGAGGATAACCCGGTTCGCCGTGAGCTCAATATGATTGCCCGGCAGATCGGCATGAACACTATTTTCAATACTGTCCTCAACCGTCACGGCGAGGTTGTCGGCGCTTTCTTCGGCGATCTGGAGGAAGCGTTTAAAGAAGGCGTTAAGCTCGCGAAAGACGTTTATGCCGTTGAAATTCCTGAAGAGGCCGATATTGTCTTGGCCAGTTCCCATCCCTGTGACCTGGAGTTCTGGCAGGCCCACAAGACGCTATACCCTTCCGACCTCGCGGTAAAAGCCGGCGGCACTATCATTGTCGTTACTCCCTGCTATGAGGGTGTTGCCGTTATGCATGCCGACATTCTGGACATTACCCATTATTCGTCACAAGCGCTCTGGAAGCTGGTTAATGAGAAAAAACTGCCGGACGAAGTTGCCGCCGCGTTAGCCATCGCCTGGGCGCAGGTCAAGGAACGCGAGGATGTCTATATCGTATCGCACGGAATTAAGGATGAAGACGCCCAGAAATTAGGGTTTACGCCGTTTGCCAGCGCCCAAGCGGCAGTTGATGCAGCGTTGGCCAGATATGGTGAAAATGCCAAAATAACGGTGCTGACGCACGCGCCGGATATGCTACCGGTCATCAATCGCACATATTAA
- the pdxA gene encoding 4-hydroxythreonine-4-phosphate dehydrogenase PdxA, whose protein sequence is MKPVVAITMGDATGVGPEIIVKALDDQGVYDACRPLIIGDRGIMERAARIVDKPFAFRAIGDVAEARFEFRTVDVLDLANLPPDLPFAKVDARAGKAAYEYLAKAVALAMSGKVGAIATAPLHKEALNAAGYPFPGHTEILAHLSGTRDYAMMLASDKLRVIHVTTHVALRKACDLINKDRVLRVIQLADQAVRALGIDRPRIAVAGLNPHSGEGGLFGNEEIAEIIPAVEEAKRRGFTVFGPIAPDTVFYRAAVKGEFDIVVVMYHDQGHIPMKVLAFETGVNVTVGLPFIRTSVDHGTAFGKAGKGTADSRSMTEAIYLAARMARGRTTANSH, encoded by the coding sequence GTGAAACCTGTTGTTGCAATCACGATGGGCGACGCAACCGGCGTCGGCCCGGAGATAATCGTCAAAGCGCTGGACGATCAGGGTGTTTATGATGCCTGCCGTCCATTAATTATCGGGGATAGGGGCATCATGGAAAGGGCGGCGCGGATTGTGGACAAACCGTTCGCGTTTCGCGCCATCGGCGACGTGGCAGAAGCGCGGTTTGAATTTCGAACGGTGGATGTATTAGACCTTGCTAATCTGCCCCCGGATTTGCCGTTTGCCAAAGTTGACGCCCGGGCGGGCAAAGCGGCCTATGAATATTTGGCGAAAGCGGTGGCGCTGGCCATGAGCGGCAAGGTCGGGGCGATTGCCACCGCGCCGCTGCACAAAGAAGCGCTTAATGCCGCCGGTTATCCTTTTCCGGGGCATACGGAAATTCTCGCCCATCTTTCGGGTACTCGAGACTATGCCATGATGTTGGCCAGCGACAAGCTGCGCGTCATCCATGTCACCACGCATGTGGCGCTCAGAAAAGCCTGCGACCTTATTAATAAAGACCGGGTCCTTAGGGTAATCCAGCTGGCGGACCAGGCAGTCCGCGCTTTGGGCATTGACAGGCCGCGCATTGCCGTCGCCGGACTCAATCCTCATTCGGGCGAAGGAGGGTTATTCGGCAACGAAGAGATTGCTGAAATCATTCCGGCGGTAGAAGAAGCCAAGCGGCGAGGCTTCACCGTCTTTGGACCCATCGCTCCCGATACGGTATTCTACCGGGCGGCAGTAAAAGGCGAATTTGATATTGTCGTCGTGATGTATCATGACCAGGGGCATATTCCCATGAAAGTATTGGCCTTTGAAACAGGCGTCAATGTCACCGTCGGCCTGCCGTTTATCCGTACTTCCGTTGATCACGGCACGGCTTTCGGCAAAGCGGGCAAAGGCACCGCCGACAGCCGTAGCATGACCGAGGCCATCTACCTTGCGGCCCGGATGGCCCGCGGGCGTACTACCGCCAATAGCCATTAG
- a CDS encoding four-carbon acid sugar kinase family protein produces the protein MQKLAVIADDLTGANDTGVQFAKQGLTVEVLLASKDAAAAQADIVVIDTNSRAVSPAEAYQRVAQAAAIVKASGINAVYKKIDSTLRGNLGAEIDAIMDTCGQAAAIVAPAYPQNGRCVVGGYHLLNNIPLEATEIARDPKCPVKESHIPTLIAGQTRRPVGHLSFKTLLKGEDAALAALKELIGGGQEVIVCDAWENKQLALIAAAAAKLAKPVLWVGSAGLAQQLPAVLGLAARKQSLPVLVIAGSVSGVTRGQVAKLKQNANVKSIEVNASALLAEPARSGEVKRCCAEAAAALRGGCDVVLASGYAEEVVEHTKAKGTALGYTAQQVGDIVAGALGEIGKGLAVERALAGMVLTGGDIAVSVCRALGAAGLRVASEVAPGIPVGCLTGGVCDGLKVVTKAGAFGGEDALVKAVNCLKS, from the coding sequence GTGCAAAAGTTAGCCGTTATTGCCGATGATTTGACAGGGGCCAATGATACCGGCGTGCAGTTCGCCAAGCAGGGTCTGACCGTTGAAGTGCTACTCGCCAGTAAGGATGCGGCGGCAGCCCAAGCGGACATTGTCGTCATTGACACCAACAGCCGGGCTGTTTCGCCGGCCGAAGCCTACCAGCGGGTGGCGCAGGCGGCGGCCATTGTCAAGGCCAGCGGCATTAACGCCGTGTATAAGAAAATCGACTCGACGCTGCGCGGCAACCTGGGCGCCGAAATCGACGCCATAATGGACACCTGCGGCCAGGCGGCAGCCATCGTCGCGCCGGCCTATCCCCAAAACGGGCGGTGTGTGGTCGGCGGCTATCACCTGCTCAACAATATTCCGCTGGAAGCGACGGAAATAGCCCGCGATCCCAAATGCCCGGTTAAGGAGTCGCACATCCCGACACTCATCGCGGGACAAACGCGCCGGCCGGTGGGACATTTGAGTTTTAAAACACTGCTTAAGGGTGAAGATGCTGCCCTGGCAGCGCTCAAAGAGCTGATAGGGGGCGGCCAGGAAGTCATTGTCTGCGATGCCTGGGAGAATAAACAGCTTGCGCTGATCGCCGCCGCGGCGGCCAAACTTGCCAAACCTGTTCTGTGGGTAGGTTCGGCCGGACTGGCGCAGCAGCTGCCCGCCGTTTTGGGCCTAGCGGCCCGCAAGCAAAGTTTGCCGGTACTGGTTATTGCCGGCAGTGTGAGCGGCGTTACCCGGGGCCAGGTCGCAAAGTTAAAACAGAATGCCAACGTCAAAAGCATTGAAGTAAATGCGAGCGCCCTGCTGGCCGAACCGGCCCGGTCGGGTGAGGTAAAGCGGTGCTGCGCAGAGGCTGCGGCCGCGCTGCGGGGCGGCTGCGATGTGGTGCTTGCTTCCGGCTATGCGGAGGAAGTTGTCGAGCACACCAAGGCCAAAGGCACGGCTTTAGGCTACACTGCCCAACAAGTGGGCGACATTGTTGCCGGCGCGTTGGGCGAAATAGGCAAAGGTTTGGCAGTCGAGCGTGCTTTGGCTGGGATGGTGCTAACAGGCGGCGATATTGCCGTCAGCGTCTGCCGGGCGCTCGGGGCGGCGGGACTCCGCGTGGCAAGTGAGGTCGCGCCGGGCATACCGGTAGGCTGTTTGACCGGCGGGGTTTGTGACGGGCTCAAGGTAGTAACCAAGGCGGGCGCCTTTGGCGGTGAAGATGCGCTAGTAAAAGCAGTAAATTGTTTAAAATCGTAA
- a CDS encoding sigma 54-interacting transcriptional regulator: MKPRIAIIAPYPALKAEAEAVVADLGAHVAVYEGDLDDGVQAARQAVAGGAEVIISRGGTARLIARTLDIPVVEIKVSPFDILRCLAQLREYKGKIGIIGFSNVVYGCESIGAVLGLELKQIIIDSRDDAPGKIAAAAQAGIELVVGDAISIKQATRLGLKGVLITSGKEAIVQAIHEAENIAEVRISERERAELFRIIVNSSHDGIIAIDDTERITLFNPVAEKVFGIPAAAAVGAKIRDIIPNTNLPRILRQGGSEYGELQYVGDKVIVTRRFAINVNGRVVGAVANFRDVTELERLERLVRQKLHAKGLVARIRLEDIIGESTPLKGLIERAKKFATVDATVLIVGETGTGKEMLAQGIHNASHRANGPFVAVNCAALPENLLESELFGYAEGAFTGAKKGGKPGLFELAHGGTIFLDEISEMPLPLQSRLLRVLQEREVLRIGGDRIIPVDVRIIAASNRNLRNLVEKGLFRDDLYYRLHLLTLTAPPLRERKEDIPLLVRAFLRKHSQLNPLVGDIDPLAVKLLAEYDWPGNIRELENAMQRLIILSEEPIIGEAAVSALLEELQVGHRELPIPGEQATPSLADLEAQYIAAVLAEENNNKSRAAKRLGIDRSTLWRKLRGVEKSNNTVE, from the coding sequence ATGAAACCGCGGATAGCCATTATTGCTCCCTATCCGGCGCTGAAGGCGGAGGCGGAAGCGGTCGTCGCCGACCTGGGGGCGCATGTCGCTGTATATGAAGGTGATTTGGATGATGGGGTTCAGGCGGCCCGCCAGGCTGTGGCCGGCGGCGCGGAAGTAATCATCAGCCGCGGTGGCACGGCCAGACTGATTGCCAGGACGCTGGACATCCCGGTGGTGGAGATCAAGGTGTCGCCGTTTGATATCCTCCGCTGTCTTGCCCAATTGCGGGAGTACAAGGGAAAGATCGGTATCATTGGATTTAGCAATGTGGTCTACGGCTGTGAGAGCATTGGTGCCGTTTTGGGCCTTGAGCTTAAACAGATCATCATCGATTCCCGGGACGACGCGCCTGGCAAAATTGCGGCTGCCGCCCAGGCAGGCATCGAATTGGTTGTCGGTGACGCCATTTCCATCAAGCAAGCCACGCGGCTCGGGTTAAAAGGAGTGTTGATTACTTCGGGCAAAGAAGCCATCGTCCAGGCCATTCACGAAGCGGAAAACATTGCCGAGGTACGAATTAGCGAGCGGGAGCGGGCCGAGCTCTTCCGTATCATCGTCAATTCCAGCCATGATGGCATTATTGCCATCGACGACACCGAACGCATTACCCTGTTTAACCCGGTAGCCGAAAAAGTTTTCGGCATACCGGCCGCGGCGGCCGTTGGCGCCAAGATACGGGACATAATTCCTAATACCAACCTTCCGCGGATTCTGCGCCAGGGTGGGTCCGAATACGGCGAGCTGCAGTATGTCGGCGACAAGGTAATAGTAACCCGGCGCTTTGCCATAAACGTCAACGGCCGGGTGGTCGGGGCGGTCGCCAATTTCCGGGACGTAACCGAGCTAGAGCGCCTGGAGCGGCTTGTGCGGCAGAAGCTGCATGCTAAAGGGTTGGTTGCCAGGATTCGCCTGGAAGATATCATCGGGGAGAGCACCCCGTTAAAAGGCTTAATTGAGCGGGCCAAAAAGTTTGCAACGGTAGACGCGACCGTTCTGATCGTAGGGGAGACCGGAACAGGCAAAGAAATGCTGGCCCAGGGCATCCATAATGCCAGCCATCGGGCCAACGGTCCGTTTGTCGCCGTGAATTGCGCGGCTTTGCCGGAAAATTTGCTGGAAAGCGAACTGTTCGGCTACGCCGAAGGGGCGTTTACCGGGGCGAAAAAAGGCGGCAAACCCGGTTTGTTTGAATTGGCACATGGAGGAACGATTTTTCTCGACGAGATCAGCGAAATGCCCTTGCCGCTCCAGTCCAGGCTGCTCCGGGTGCTCCAGGAGCGGGAGGTACTGCGCATCGGGGGAGACCGGATTATACCCGTTGATGTGCGGATTATTGCCGCATCCAACCGCAACTTGCGCAATCTGGTGGAAAAGGGGTTATTTCGGGACGACCTTTACTACCGCTTGCATTTGCTTACTTTGACGGCGCCGCCGCTGCGCGAGCGCAAGGAAGACATCCCGCTGCTGGTAAGGGCATTTTTGCGCAAGCATTCCCAGCTTAATCCGCTGGTGGGCGACATTGACCCATTGGCAGTAAAGCTGCTGGCGGAGTATGACTGGCCGGGAAACATACGGGAGCTTGAAAACGCCATGCAGCGGCTGATAATTTTAAGTGAAGAGCCAATAATCGGCGAAGCGGCGGTTAGCGCGCTGCTAGAAGAACTTCAGGTCGGCCACCGGGAGCTGCCAATTCCGGGTGAGCAAGCAACCCCCAGTCTGGCAGACTTGGAAGCCCAATATATCGCGGCAGTGTTGGCAGAAGAAAACAATAATAAAAGTCGCGCGGCCAAGCGCCTGGGCATTGACCGGTCAACGCTGTGGCGTAAGTTGCGCGGTGTAGAAAAAAGCAACAACACTGTTGAATAA